The following proteins are encoded in a genomic region of Sorangiineae bacterium MSr12523:
- a CDS encoding serine/threonine protein kinase, translated as MTSDPDDPFAWIGHALEGRYDVEKVVGEGGFAVVYRGHHKGLDDAVAIKCLKIPRKLAGEERERFLQSFLDEGKLLHRLSRANANIVQALDVGATTSPNGTWTPYLVLEWLDGESLEDDLRARSKKDLPPRSLEETLALLEPAARALATAHAQGIAHRDIKPANLFLCTVAGKRIIKVVDFGIAKVIGESTDLQRAHEATGMSLHAFTPRYGAPEQFDRRFGATGPWTDVFALALIVVEMTAGHSAMQGDSAQLFVASSNVQHRPTLRALDIDVGTAADAVEQVLLRALAVDPKERYASAGDFWDALVLAAKGATLVDPLPEAPAAARTRAPVDPLAATVASLRVPDTTRVDVHKPEPSISTAMASVDVPARPAPRKGNPFLWIALAGTAALGVVWFAFRSPADSPPARAATPVASSSAAPPKPSAPPPVASASAAPIMAPAPATPAPSAPMACSSGLVPYVDTNVGYSLCIPNEFRDIVAVDGAIRKGELELTMRGGYLQAGTSLDSMFEHDKADEPETGRTILPAKTEKTANAFSLAGTVHGKSFFQRTVTTTDRFATFQLVYPTADRKTIEPKLEHMMPTFIIGSKTSR; from the coding sequence ATGACGTCGGATCCGGACGATCCGTTCGCGTGGATCGGTCACGCGCTCGAGGGGCGTTACGACGTCGAGAAGGTCGTCGGCGAGGGCGGATTTGCAGTCGTCTATCGAGGGCACCACAAGGGCCTCGACGACGCGGTGGCCATCAAGTGCCTCAAGATTCCGCGCAAGCTGGCCGGGGAAGAGCGCGAGCGCTTTCTGCAGTCGTTCCTCGACGAGGGAAAGCTGTTGCATCGGCTGTCGCGCGCGAATGCCAACATCGTGCAAGCGCTGGACGTCGGTGCCACCACGTCGCCGAACGGCACGTGGACACCGTACCTGGTGCTCGAATGGCTCGACGGCGAGTCGCTCGAAGACGACCTTCGCGCGCGATCGAAAAAGGATCTGCCGCCGCGCAGCCTGGAAGAGACCTTGGCGTTGCTCGAACCTGCCGCACGCGCGCTGGCCACGGCGCATGCGCAGGGCATCGCGCACCGGGACATCAAGCCGGCGAATCTGTTTCTGTGCACGGTCGCGGGCAAGCGAATCATCAAGGTCGTCGATTTCGGTATCGCGAAGGTCATCGGCGAATCCACGGATCTCCAGCGCGCGCACGAGGCGACGGGCATGTCGCTGCATGCCTTCACGCCGCGTTACGGTGCGCCAGAGCAGTTCGATCGCCGTTTCGGCGCCACCGGTCCGTGGACCGATGTGTTCGCGCTCGCGCTCATCGTGGTCGAGATGACCGCGGGGCACTCGGCGATGCAAGGCGACAGCGCACAGCTGTTCGTGGCATCGAGCAATGTGCAGCACCGGCCCACGTTGCGGGCGCTGGACATCGACGTAGGCACGGCGGCCGATGCCGTCGAGCAGGTGCTGCTTCGCGCGCTCGCGGTCGACCCAAAGGAGCGCTACGCGAGCGCGGGCGACTTCTGGGACGCGCTGGTGCTCGCGGCAAAGGGCGCGACCCTCGTGGATCCGTTGCCCGAGGCCCCAGCAGCAGCCCGCACGCGGGCTCCGGTCGATCCGCTGGCGGCTACCGTGGCGTCGCTGCGCGTGCCGGATACGACGCGCGTAGACGTGCACAAGCCGGAGCCTTCGATCAGCACGGCCATGGCATCGGTCGACGTGCCGGCGCGACCTGCGCCGCGCAAGGGTAACCCCTTCCTGTGGATCGCACTCGCAGGTACCGCGGCCCTCGGCGTCGTGTGGTTCGCCTTTCGGTCGCCCGCGGACTCGCCGCCTGCACGCGCGGCGACCCCCGTCGCCTCGTCCTCGGCGGCACCGCCCAAGCCTTCGGCGCCGCCACCCGTCGCATCCGCGAGCGCGGCACCGATCATGGCCCCGGCTCCGGCAACACCGGCCCCGTCTGCGCCCATGGCATGCTCGTCCGGGCTGGTGCCGTACGTCGACACCAACGTGGGTTACTCGCTGTGCATTCCCAACGAGTTTCGCGACATCGTGGCCGTCGACGGCGCCATCCGCAAAGGGGAACTCGAGCTGACCATGCGTGGTGGCTACCTGCAGGCGGGCACCTCGCTGGACTCGATGTTCGAACACGACAAGGCCGACGAGCCCGAGACGGGTCGCACCATCCTTCCTGCCAAAACCGAAAAAACGGCAAATGCCTTTTCGCTCGCGGGAACGGTCCACGGCAAATCGTTTTTTCAGCGCACGGTCACCACGACGGACCGATTTGCCACGTTCCAGCTCGTGTACCCAACGGCGGATCGCAAAACCATCGAGCCCAAGCTCGAGCACATGATGCCGACCTTCATCATTGGGAGTAAAACTTCCCGGTAA